GCATCTCCTTCTGGATCATCTGGTCGCGCGGGATCACGCCCTCGATGCGCCCCGACTCGACGATCGCGTTGCCGCGCTCGATGCGCTTCACCGTCCCGGTCAGCAGGTTGTCCTCGCGTTCGAGGAAGTCGTTCAGGATCTGCTCGCGCTCGGCGTCGCGGATCTTCTGCAGGATGACCTGCTTCGCGGCCTGCGCGCCGATGCGACCGACCGCCATCGCCTCCAGCGGCTCTTCGACGACGTCGCCCAGCTGCAGGTTCTCGCCCCGCTCCGGCGCGTCGGTGATCGCGATCTGGCGCGACGGCTCCTCGTGCTCCTCGTCGGGCACCACCGTCCAGCGGCGGAACGCCGAGTACTCGCCGGTTTCCCGGTCGATCGCGACGCGCACGTCGACGTCGTTCGGGAACTGCTTCTTGGTCGCGGACGCGAGCGCCATCTCGAGCGCGAGGAACACCGTCTCCTTCGGGACGTTCTTCTCCCGCGACAGCGCATCCACCAGCAGCAACACTTCCTTCCCGCTGTTCATCGTCCTTTTCTCCATTCGATCTTCGGCACCAGCCGCGCGCGCTCGATGCCGTCGAGCGGCACGCGCACCGTCCCGGCGTCCGTTTCCACGAGCGCGTCGGCGCCGTCGAGTCCCGCCAGCACCCCGCGGAGCTTGCGGCTGCCGTTGCGCTTCTCGCGCAGGACGAGGCTCGCCTCGTGGCCGCGGAATCGCTCGTAGTCCGCCGCCGTCTTGAGCGGCCGGTCGAGCCCCGGCGAACTCACTTCCAGCCGGTCGTAGTCGACGTTCTCGACCGCGAAGAGCCGCGTCAGGTGCTGCGAGAGCTTCGCGCAATCCTCGACGTCGACCCCCCCCGCCTTGTCGATGAACACGCGCACGAGCCGGCCCTTGGGAGAGCTCTCCCAGTCCACCAGCTCGTACCCCAGCGGGGGCACGGTGCGCGCGAGCAGTTCGGCCAGGTTCGTCGCCATGCGTGAGGATCCTGCGCCGGCAAAAAAAAATGGGCTGTGCCCAGCCCATTTCTCCCGCCAACGGGGGCAGATTCTACCCCAAAACCGGCCTGTTGGACAGTACTGCGGCACTCCGGTCGGGCGGTCACCCGTCCCGAAACCGGCATTGCTACACTCGCGGTCGACTCCCCGACCCGAGAGGTTCCCATGGCCGACCCGCTGGTCGTCGCGAAAGCCGGCGACACCGAGCTTGCGATCCTGCCCGCGATGTCCAACCGGCACGGGCTCATCACCGGCGCCACCGGCACCGGCAAGACCATCTCGCTGCAGGTCCTGGCCGAGCACTTCTCGCGCATCGGCGTGCCGACGTTCATGGCCGACGTGAAGGGCGACCTGACCGGGATCGCCTTCCCCGGTTCCCTGTCGCCCAAGCTCGAGGATCGGCTGGACAAGCTCGGGCTCCCGGAGCCCACCTGGGGGGAGTCGCCGGTCACGCTGTGGGACGTCTGGGGCGAGCAGGGCCACCCGGTCCGCACCACGGTCTCGGACATGGGGCCGCTCCTGTTCGCCCGCCTGCTCAACCTGAACGAAACCCAGGAAGGCGTCCTCGCGCTCACCTTCAAGGTCGCCGACGACGGCAAGCTGCCGCTGCTCGATCTCAAGGACCTGCGCGCGGTGCTCCAGTACGTCGGGGACAACGCGGCGCAGATCAAGACGCAGTACGGCAACGTCTCGCCCGCCTCGATCGGGGCGATCCAGCGCGGACTGCTGCAACTCGAGGAACAGGGCGGCGACAAGTTCTTCGGCGAGCCGATGCTGAACGTCGACGACCTGATCCAGACCGATGCGAAGGGTCGGGGCCTCGTCAACATCATCGCCGCCGACAAGCTGATGACGGCGCCGCGCCTGTACGCGAGCTTCCTCCTGTGGCTCCTCGCCGACCTCTACGAGAACCTGCCGGAAGTCGGCGACCGCGACAAGCCGAAGCTCGTGTTCTTCTTCGACGAGGCGCACCTCCTGTTCGCCGAGGCGCCGCCCGCGCTGCAGGACAAGATCGAGCAGGTCGTGCGGCTCATCCGCAGCAAGGGCGTCGGCGTGTTCTTCGTCACCCAGAATCCGCTCGACGTGCCCGACAAGGTGCTGGGCCAGCTCGGCAACCGTATCCAGCATGCGCTCCGCGCGTTCACGCCACGCGACCAGAAGGCGGTCAAGTCGGTCGCCGACACGATGCGGCCGAATCCGAAGCTCGACATCGGCAAGGCGATCCTCGAACTCGCGACCGGCGAAGCGCTGGTGTCGTTCCTCGACGCCAAGGGTTCGCCCGGCGTCACCGAGCGCGCGTGGATGTTCGCGCCCGGCTCGCGCATCGGCCCGATCACCGCCGACGAGCGCGCGAAGTTGATCGCCGGCTCGGTCGTCGCCGGCACCTACGACCGGGCCGTCGATCGCGAATCGGCCTACGAGATGCTGAAGGCGCGCATGGGCACCGCCGCGGGCACACCCGCCGCGGGCGAAGCACCGGTCGGGCAGCCCGCGTCCCCCCCGGCGGGCGGTGGCGTCCTCGGCGGACTCTCCGACATCCTGTTCGGCTCGACCGGACCGCGCGGCGGGCGGCGCGACGGCATGGTCGACCTGGTCGCGAAGAGCGCCGCGCGCACGATGGGCTCGTCGATCGCGCGCGAGATCACGCGCGGCGTGCTGGGCTCGCTCCTCGGGGGGGGCCGCAAGCGATGACGCGCGCGATGCGGCTTGCACTCGCATTCGTCGCCGCCGCAACGTTCGCGGCCTGCGGCAGTCCGTCGCGCGAGCCGCTGCCCATCACGCCGCCCGCGGAGGTCGCGAACGCGCCGGTCGCGCGCATTCCCGTTCCGCCCGCGACCGCGCCCGCCGCCGAGCCGGGCGCTTCCGCACAGTCGAGCGCGAGCCCCGCGAACTCGAAGCTCGACCCGGCGACCTTCCCCGCCGGAGCGATCTATGTGTGCGCGAGCGGTCCGGCAACGCAGGTCACGCTGACCGCGATCGCGTTCGACCCGAAGGTCGGCTCGCTCTGCCGCCGCCATCCCGAGATGGGCCCCTGCCAGTACGAACGCAGCATTTGCCGCAAGAGCGGCGGGAAGGTCTATGCGGCCGACGGCACCGAGATCACGATGGCGACCGAGGCCGAGTACGACAGGAAGGTCATGCGGGTGCGCTTCCAGGCGAAGTAGAACGCCCGGCGCGGCGGCGGGACGGCGCGCTTCGCCTCGCGGACGTGTCAGGGCGGCGCAGACGGCTCCGGCGCCCCGCGCGACGCTAACCGACGTACTCGCGCAGGAACGCGAGCGTGCGCTCGCGGGCGAGCGCCGCGGCCTGCGGATGGTGGCTTCCGCGGTGGTCGCAGTTGAAGCCGTGATTCGCCGCGTAGATCTCGACTTTCGCGGCCGGATGCGCGGCGGCGAACTTCCGCACGCCCTCGACGGGAATGTGCGGATCCTGCTCGCCGAAATGGGCGAGCACCGGACAGCGCGGCTTCTCGCCGACCGCTTCCAGCATCCCGCCGCCGTAATACGGGATCGCGCACGCGAAGCCCGTGAGCCGCGCGGCGCTCATCCACGCCACGTAGCCGCCCCAGCAATACCCGACGATCCCGACCTTGCCGGCGGCGGCGGCGACGTCTCGCGCCGCCGCCACGTCGGCGAGCGCGGACTCGATCGGCGAGCGCGCCTTGAAATCGCGGCCCTGCGCGACGTCGTCTCCGGTGTAGCCGAGTTCGACGCCGGGCCGGATGCGGTCGAACAGCGCCGGCGCGATCGCGAGGTAGCCATCGGCGGCAAAGCCGTCGCACACGGCCCGGATGTGGCGGTTGACGCCGAAGATCTCCTGGACGACCACGAGCCCTCCGCGCGGCTTGGCCGAGGGTTCCGAGCGCCACGCAGCGATGCGCGCGCCGTCCGCTGCGGCGAGTTCGACCCAGTGACCCATGGCGCACCGACCTTCCGTTGCCTCGACCGGTGAGACGATAGGCCATCCGGCGCCCCGGGGCAAACCCTGCCCGACTGCGCCCCACCCGCCGCACACGGCGAGCCGGACTTGCGCTATAAGCCTGCGATCGAGGTCTCGAGACGACCGGCCGAACGGAATGACGAGGATGTCTGCCTGGCATTCGGAATCGCGATCCACCCGGGGGCACGCACGCTGGGACATCGACCTCCGTCCGCTCATCGACGCGCCGACCGGCCGGGTGTGGCGCGAGCACAGCGACGCGGTCAACGGCGCGATCGTCGACCGCTGGCTGCCGCGCGGCGGCGGCCGCGCACTCAAGACCGACCTCTTCGACGAGGCGATGGGCGCGGGGCTCGATGGGCTGCTCGCCTCGCGCGGGCTCGACGTGTTCGCGATCGACGTCGCTCCTTCGGTGCTGCGCGCGGCTCGCGCCGGTCATGGCGCGCTCCACGCCGTCGCGGCGGACGTGCGACGCCTGCCGTTCGCCGACGAGGTCTTCGACGTCGTCGTGTCGAACTCCACGCTCGATCATTTCGCGACGCGCGGCGAGATCCTGGTCGCCCTGCGCGGGCTTCACAGGACGATGAGATCCGGCGCGCACCTCGTCATCACGATGGACAACCTGCGGCATCCCGGCGTGGCGCTGCGCAATGCGCTGCCGCATCGGCTGCTGAAGCGGCTCGGGCTCGTCGACTATCCCGCGGGCGCCACCGTCGGCCCGCGCGGACTCTCGCGCATGCTTCGCGACGCCCGTTTCGACGTGCTCGAATCCGCCGCAGTCTTGCACTGCCCGCGGGCGCTCGCGGTCCGGCGCGCGCGCGCGGTCGAGCGCCGGGACTCGCCGGCCAGCCGCGTCCAGTTGCTGAAGCGGCTCGCGCGCTGGGAGGGGCTCGCCCGGGCGCCCACGCGCTTTCTCACCGGGCACTACGTCGCGATGCTCGCGAGGAAGCCATGACTGCCCGTGCCGGCCGGTCGATGCCCGAACCCGATCGGCGCCGAAGCGCGCGAGATCGGCGTTCCGCCCGATGAGGTCCTACTACCCCAGCGGCAGCGCCTGGAAGCGCGCGCTCGGCTCGCTGCGGCACGAGCGCCCGCGCACGTTCGCGATGAAGCTCATCGCCGAACTCGGCTACCGGCGTACCGCACTGCTCGAACGTCCCCTCGACGAGCCGATCCCCGATGGTCCGAAGGTCGACGGCGTCGAGTTCGCGCAGATCGGCGCGGACCGCCTCGACGAGTACCTCGCGTACCGCACGGGCAGCGAGCGCGACGCCGTGGCCGCGCTCTTCGCCGACGGCGCGCAATGCCACGTGCTGCGACGCCATGGGGAGATCGTCTCGTCGTGTTGGGCCACCGAGCATCCGCGCCCGTCGAACTACATCCGCATGGCGGTTCCGATGGAACCGGGCGACGTCTACATGACCGACGCCTGGACGCACGCGGACCACCGCGGGCACGCCTACGCGCACATCCTGTGCCTGCACCAGCTCAGGGTCTTTCGCGACCGGGGCTGCCGGCGCGCGATCCGCCTCACCATTCCCGAGAACGTGTCGGCGCTCCGCGCGCACGCGAAGAGCGGCTTCCGCCCGGTGGCGATCGTCGGCTCGGTGCGCGTGGGACCGTGGCAGCGGTCGTTCCGGCGGCCGTGGCGGAGCGGACCGCTGTGACGGTCGCGCCGGTGCGATCGCGCGGAACTCCGCTGACCGCGTGGCTGCGGCCGCTCGCCGACCTGTACCTGCCGGTCACGATGTTGCGTGGGTGCGCGCGCGAGACCGGCGAAGCCGCGTCGGTGGTCGTCGCGGGGGCATTGCCGCGGGTCGGGTGGATCGTCGAGCACTTCTTCGCCGCGCCGCCCGCGCGCGAGCCGCTCGGCCACGTACCCGCGTGGCGGCTCGCGCGGACGATGCGGCGGCACGGCGCATCCGCCGATCTCGCGATTGCCCGTGTCGCGCGCACCTCGGCCCGCGCACTGGGATTCGACGACGACTGGCTGCCGGTGCCCGACTGGGTGGGAACGCGCCTCGTCGCACCTTTCGACCTCGAGGCGATCGCGCGGCGGAACCACAGCCTCGCGGACGACTTCCGCAAGCTGCGACGATCGTCGTGGTCCGCCGAGATCTCCCGGCAGGCGGGAGATCTCGCCGCGTTCCATCGCGACTACTATCTTCCGCTCCTCCTGCAACGTCATCGCGAGGACGCCATGGTCAAGAGCGCGCGGCGAATGCGCCGCCCGTTCCGGCGCGGCGGCATCCTCTGGATCGTGCGAGGCGAAGAGCGCATCGCCGGCATGCTGTTCGACCTGCGCCATCGTGTCGTCGACGCCGTGGCGCTGGGCGTGCGGCAGGGCGACCAGGCGCTGGTCCGGGAAGGGGCCATCGCCGCTTGCTACGCGCAACTCGTCGAGCACGCGCGGGCCAAGGGCTGCCTCGCAGTCGACCTGCGCGGCAGCCGGCCCTCGCCGCTCGACGGCGTCACGCGCTACAAGCGCAAGTGGGGCGCGGAACTCTACGATCGCATCGACGTCGTGGCGACGACGCTCGTCCATTGGAACCGGCTCACCCCGGCGGTCTCGTCGCTGCTCCAGCGCCTGCCGCTCATCTTCCGCGACGACGGCGGCCTTTCGGTGGTCGGTGTCGCCGCAACCGCAACCGACCTCGGGCCCATGCGAATGCCGGGGCTGGGCCGGACCATCCTCGCCACGAGTGTGGGCCGCCCCGCGCACCCGAGTGCAGGCGGCGACGCGGCGACCACCCCGCCGGACGACGGCGCGAGCCCGCGCGCCCTGCTCGCCGCTGCGCGGTCCGGGTCGATCTGAGGGTCGCTGCCTTGTGCGGCATCGCCGGCGTCGCGTTCAGCGATCCTCTGCGTCAGGTCGATCGCGTCGGGCTTCGCCGGATGACCGCGAGCCTGCGTCATCGGGGCCCGGACGGCGAAGGCTTCCACGGCGGGCCCGGCGTCGGACTCGGATTCCGGCGCCTCGCCATCGTCGATCTCGCCACCGGCGACCAGCCGATCTTCAACGAAGACCGGAGCGTCGCGGTGGTCTGCAACGGCGAAATCTACAACCATGCCCGGCTTCGCGCGCGGTTGTCGGCCGCCGGCCATCGTTTCGCCACCGCCTCCGACGTCGAGGTGATCGTCCACCTCTACGAGGAGGCCGGCGACGCGTTCGTCGACGCGCTGCACGGGATGTTCGCCCTCGCGATCTGGGACGCGAAACGCTCGCGCCTGCTCCTGGCGCGCGACCGGTTCGGCATCAAGCCGCTCCACTACGCCATCGCGCGAGACGCGCTCCTGTTCGGCTCCGAGCAGAAGGCGATCCTGGCGTCGGACGAAATCGACGTCGAGCCCGACTTCGTTGCGATGCGCCAGTTGCTCACGCACGGGCGCGTACGATCGCCGCGCACGCTCGTCGCGGCGATCCGCTCGCTGCCTGCAGGCCACCTGCTGTCGTGGTCGTCCGGGCGCGTGGAGAGGCGGCGGTACTGGGATGCGGCGTTCCCCGCGCGCGACGCCTACGACCATCGTCGCACGGCGGAGGACTGGTCAGTCGAGTTGCGCGATCGGCTCGAAGCGGCCGTGCGTTCGCACCTGCAGGGCGAGGTTCCGATCGGCGCGTGGCTGTCCGGCGGCATCGACTCGAGCGCCGTCGCCGCGCTGGC
The window above is part of the Burkholderiales bacterium genome. Proteins encoded here:
- the rimP gene encoding ribosome maturation factor RimP, with amino-acid sequence MATNLAELLARTVPPLGYELVDWESSPKGRLVRVFIDKAGGVDVEDCAKLSQHLTRLFAVENVDYDRLEVSSPGLDRPLKTAADYERFRGHEASLVLREKRNGSRKLRGVLAGLDGADALVETDAGTVRVPLDGIERARLVPKIEWRKGR
- a CDS encoding DUF853 family protein, translating into MADPLVVAKAGDTELAILPAMSNRHGLITGATGTGKTISLQVLAEHFSRIGVPTFMADVKGDLTGIAFPGSLSPKLEDRLDKLGLPEPTWGESPVTLWDVWGEQGHPVRTTVSDMGPLLFARLLNLNETQEGVLALTFKVADDGKLPLLDLKDLRAVLQYVGDNAAQIKTQYGNVSPASIGAIQRGLLQLEEQGGDKFFGEPMLNVDDLIQTDAKGRGLVNIIAADKLMTAPRLYASFLLWLLADLYENLPEVGDRDKPKLVFFFDEAHLLFAEAPPALQDKIEQVVRLIRSKGVGVFFVTQNPLDVPDKVLGQLGNRIQHALRAFTPRDQKAVKSVADTMRPNPKLDIGKAILELATGEALVSFLDAKGSPGVTERAWMFAPGSRIGPITADERAKLIAGSVVAGTYDRAVDRESAYEMLKARMGTAAGTPAAGEAPVGQPASPPAGGGVLGGLSDILFGSTGPRGGRRDGMVDLVAKSAARTMGSSIAREITRGVLGSLLGGGRKR
- a CDS encoding dienelactone hydrolase family protein, with amino-acid sequence MGHWVELAAADGARIAAWRSEPSAKPRGGLVVVQEIFGVNRHIRAVCDGFAADGYLAIAPALFDRIRPGVELGYTGDDVAQGRDFKARSPIESALADVAAARDVAAAAGKVGIVGYCWGGYVAWMSAARLTGFACAIPYYGGGMLEAVGEKPRCPVLAHFGEQDPHIPVEGVRKFAAAHPAAKVEIYAANHGFNCDHRGSHHPQAAALARERTLAFLREYVG
- a CDS encoding class I SAM-dependent methyltransferase, translated to MSAWHSESRSTRGHARWDIDLRPLIDAPTGRVWREHSDAVNGAIVDRWLPRGGGRALKTDLFDEAMGAGLDGLLASRGLDVFAIDVAPSVLRAARAGHGALHAVAADVRRLPFADEVFDVVVSNSTLDHFATRGEILVALRGLHRTMRSGAHLVITMDNLRHPGVALRNALPHRLLKRLGLVDYPAGATVGPRGLSRMLRDARFDVLESAAVLHCPRALAVRRARAVERRDSPASRVQLLKRLARWEGLARAPTRFLTGHYVAMLARKP
- a CDS encoding GNAT family N-acetyltransferase, with amino-acid sequence MRSYYPSGSAWKRALGSLRHERPRTFAMKLIAELGYRRTALLERPLDEPIPDGPKVDGVEFAQIGADRLDEYLAYRTGSERDAVAALFADGAQCHVLRRHGEIVSSCWATEHPRPSNYIRMAVPMEPGDVYMTDAWTHADHRGHAYAHILCLHQLRVFRDRGCRRAIRLTIPENVSALRAHAKSGFRPVAIVGSVRVGPWQRSFRRPWRSGPL